GAGGAATTCCTCACGTTTTCATTTGTCAATGTGGGTTTAAATGTTGGATTAAAATGTTGGACTgattggttgggttaactgtTGATCCCCTGAAGATGCTAGCGAGGTGACGCTCGAGTTTAGGAGTGTTATGACAAGTGTAGTTGGAACCAACTCTCCTTTATTTGGGTAAGCCGGTAGAAGTTACTTTGGAACGTTTGTAATGTGGATTTCGGTGATGTCATTGTTAAGCCCATACGTTTGTGTTTgggtggattcgtttggacgtCAAATTGAACAAGGAATTCAACCacatttcaggtaagggatttcttactactggacctcggaccGAGACaggaaacgtagtaacccacatgggaattatacgttagtaactgtattgaatggattgatgcatgtttgactagtacatatcacttatatgctcttgactgattaaaggtaacgtgaccgttagttgtagcctatgtactattatatatgtaatgagttgtttttGCGGCCGCaaaaacaactcattacatatatAATAGTAACGTTACTATTGGCCTACCATGATCCATGACTCGATGCATTTTGTGAAGTATTGTGAAGCTTTTCAATTTCATGTAAATTTTATACATCAGCCATCAGGAGCCTCTTTATCCAATAATAGCTTCATGGCCTTTTGAAGCTTTGGGACTCAACTTGGTTGGACCTATCACACCTAAATCATCGGCCGACCATTCTTACATCCTTGCAGGAACTGATTATTTTTCTAAACAGACAAAAGTCATGCTATTAAGAGaagcaaagaagaaaaacattGTAAATTTTGTTCAAACACACATCATTTACAGATATGGTATTCCTCAACACATCGTGACTGATAATGGAAGACAATTTGCTAACACTCTGATGGACAAGCTGTGTGAGAAACTTAACCTCAAACAGTACAAGTCTTCTATGTACAAGGGCGCAACAAATGGATTGGTAGAAGCATTCAGCAAAACTCTGTGCAATCTTCTGAAAAAGGTGATCTCCAAGACAAAAAGAGATTGGCAAGAAAAGATTGAGGAAGCATTGTGGGCCTACTGAACTACTCATCATACTCCTACAGGTGTTACACTTTATTCTTTGGTTTATGACGTTGAAGTAGTACTCCCACTAGAAAGAGAAATTCCATCCTTAAGAATGGCAATTCAAGAAGGACCAACTACTGAAGATAATGCTAAATTGCGCcttcaagagttagaagcacttgATGAAAAAAGACTAGAAGCTCAACAAGCACTAAAATGCTATCAAGCACGAATGTCTAAAGCTTTTAACAAACATGTAAATCCCCGATCATTTTAAGTTGGTGATTTAGTGCTTGTAGTAAGAAGACCTATCATCACGACGATGCATACGGGAAATAAGTTCACAGCTAAATGAGACGGACTCTacattgtcaaagaagtttTCAAAGCAAAATCATCGATCAAGATGGATTACCAATTGGTCCAATCAATGAAAAATTTCTCAAGAAGTTTTATGCTTAATTtagttatgtaaaaaaaatattattgttgaactacgttataatttgatccctatattataaaaatagTACGTAGGCAGGTTAAAGTTCGCTATAAGTTAAGTCACacgtaaaaaaaattatgtttcaTTGTCATGTCATATGTAAGCAATGCAAAATAAATGCAAGAACAACCAcactagaataaaaaaaattgcattatCATTCAATAAAACTTTTGCCTTTACAAGGATTGCAACAAAAGAAAAGGGGACAAAATCAAAACTTCCACTAAAGTTCTTGAATTCTTCACGTGCATCTTCCATGCTCTTGCGAACCATAGCTAAGGCCTCGGCCACTTCTTTGGTAATAGTAGGGGTGCTTTCAAGGGTGTTGACTTCATCCTGGACCTTGGCAACTTCTAGTTTTAGCTGGTCTATGGCCTCTGTTTTCTCACAAGATAAGATTGACAGTTGTTCAGACTTAGGATTTATGCTTTGAAGTCTCCTCTCCAATTCCTTCTTTGTTAAAGATAACTGCATGGCTCTGTCCTGAATGACTTTGGCATCCCCTTGTAGTTGGTCCATCAAAGTTAAGACTTCCTTGATGGCAGATGTCTTCTCATCTAATTGACGAGCTTTATCTGTTGACAATAACTATGCAGAATATGAAGATTGTACATCGCTGAAATTGTCTACCCTCTTAAGGTAACTTTTTAGATACTCTTCAAGAGGAGTTAAGCTCGTCTGGATGGATCTTTGCAATCCCCGAGAGAATCGTTGCTATTTCTGGCCTAAGTCTTGTTTTATATTCAAAAGAAGTCTGCATGATCTTATCTTAATATCCTCCCACATACATTAAGGCTGTTTTCtaaaagaagtttgaaactacCTTTTCACCAACCCACTGAGAAGGCTTAGGGTTTCCCGTCGTCTGTCTCTTAGAAGTGTCTAAAGGTGACTCATAAATCTTAAGAGG
This region of Cucumis melo cultivar AY chromosome 7, USDA_Cmelo_AY_1.0, whole genome shotgun sequence genomic DNA includes:
- the LOC127150378 gene encoding uncharacterized protein LOC127150378, whose amino-acid sequence is MSLLSPYVCVWVDSFGRQIEQGIQPHFSHQEPLYPIIASWPFEALGLNLVGPITPKSSADHSYILAGTDYFSKQTKVMLLREAKKKNIVNFVQTHIIYRYGIPQHIVTDNGRQFANTLMDKLCEKLNLKQYKSSMYKGATNGLVEAFSKTLCNLLKKVISKTKRDWQEKIEEALWAY